In Larimichthys crocea isolate SSNF chromosome VII, L_crocea_2.0, whole genome shotgun sequence, the genomic stretch TGCCTTGAGAACTGCATTAACTATGGATTGGCCTTCTCCTGgctgagaggagaaagaggagattGTTGGGAAACATTGACAAAGATGAAAATAGTAGAGGTagtagaggacagaggacagttGTGGAGGTGTACTAAGCCGATGTCAGGCGGAAGCCGTCTGGGtgtctccctccatccctcactcTATTATTCCTACCCATATTTTTACTCTTTCAAATGCATTTACATGTGCTAAGGTATTTCCCCCGGGAGCACGACTCCAATTCAGGGGGTAAGATAAGCCATCAAAGTCAGTGACAGAGAGGGCATATGGGTGACTCAATGACAGGCTGAGTGGAAGACAGTCAGGAGAGCTGCCATgacttgtgcacacacacacacacacacacacacacacgcacattgaCACACATCGTGCACAATGATTTCATCTGCACAAGCTGCACCTTTACTTCACTATATAAAGACTGTACGCCACAGAAAAGAAGAtatgaaaaaagaaaccagaggatgctgtgcatacacacacacacacacacacttatacagtACATACGGTTTTGCACGTACAATGGCATTTTCTCCCCAACAACTGCTCTTGTTTAGTATGCGCTTCCTTTGGTCTTGAGGAGGAATGATCCTCACTCTAATGAACTAGGGCCTGCCACTTGAATGTAAAACAGGATTTAACCCGTCTTCAATGTCAGAGCCCCTCCCTGGGGCTGCttcagacaacacacacacacacacacacacacacacatacttgcaaATTCAtggagatgcacacacacatacacacacacacacaagcaaaccaccaatgtacacacacacacacatacatacatacgtacttacatacatacacacacggtGATGCTTGCCTGCATACAGCCTTTCATAAGTGAGACACTCTCCGTGTACTCTGTGCTTTTGTGTCAATTTCAAATGAATTTACGGTTTTCGCGGAATCCAACCAACCCGAGCGATGTCCTGCTTTATGCTTCAGGGTCACTCTCACCTGCACTACcgtttacttttttattaagGATCAAtattgctgtgttttattgtgtttcgTCCTCTCCAGGGATATGCAACAATGCTCACCTGCTTTGTTGATAACACAGAAATCTTTTCTATTTATTCTAAAACTGATtcatctcttgttttttttattcttttttttattgcgtGTTGCTTCAATTTATGTTAGTCTCACACATATAGCAAAAGGCTGCACATGAACGTCTGTTCTATGTCTAAAACGTTGATGTTTTGTGAAGCAGGTGCGTGACAATAACTGCCATCAAGTCTGACAAATCTAACACATGCAAATGTAGTGTAGAGCAAACTTGATTACCTTAAAATATGTGTCCCGGATGATCTATTTGAATCACACAGGAAGCCTTAATTAACTATGCAAAACATAAATTGAATTATGCCATTTCATATATCTTAATTGTTGAATTTACGTGCTGCACAgaagcaagaaagaaacaacaaagccTTGAGTTGTGCTCCTCTACtggaatattttattgttattgtcatcTGTATCactggtttttcttttttacatttgttcattttatttgatgaGTGGGTGGAGTATTCACAAAGATGGGAGGATAACGTTAGCTTCACAGTGATGGGCAAGGGGTTAGCTATTTAATtcaaccaaaagaaaaaacaaacaaacaaacaaacaaacaaaaccaaaacagacacacttgTACAAGCGggcgcacacgcacacaatcaTACACTCACGTTATACCGTTAAACACCCGAGGAtatgtgcactcacacacatttgtatgtgACAGCTACAGTATGGTTGTGTAGTGCACATTGAATCTGAACaatcagaaatgtttgttttttttcttttttttttttttgtctgtcagacATCAGAGATTTCCACATAAACTGAGCCCTCAGtcggaaataaaaaaaacagcttacaCACAGTGTCTGTCATTATGGCGTCATTTTGAAGACAGATTATATAAATTTAGGTGTATTTTAATCACAGATCAGTTCGAAGGGCTTTATTCCAAAGTGCTGGAGAATTATCTGATATTTATTTCTAAGTATTTGTAtcattgtttattattgtgtgcgtgtgtgtgaacattttatttttttaataataatgtgttaacAAGAAGAGTCACATTTTCGAGATCACATTTAGGAATGAAGATTCTCAATTGTCTGAGCATCTTTTAGACGACTGCCAAATTGTTTGCGACACTTCAGTTCAAATGGGAGATAAAATATTCTGAGCACTAATTTAAAAATagtgttatttcattttgtttcatataaaaactgttttgtattCCTAGTCCTGAGAGGAATTCCAATCAAACAGTGTGAAACtgaatttaaagtgttttatgtttccacttttttaatctaaaactttttttttccagttgactgaattgaactgaaaacAATATCAGAATAATtctggtttttttttattgacctcTCATggtcgtcttttttttttatgaccacatgtggtctgtttattttttctgccttttttaaaatgaccatTTATCCCCCCCACTACTACACTGTGGTCAAACTATGATATTAGTGACCACTCttgcattgttttctgttttaacagGCTCACGCAGTCTGTGTTAAgtgatgaagtgctttgagttCACAACAGAACAAATTTTCAGTAAGtgctcagaaaaaaacacacagaggtttaaatgataataaacacTTCTCTGGTCCAGCACCGTTTCCTCTcctaaaaacatttacagaaatataattttttttaagagaataataaaaacatatttggatGTTATTGTACatccaataaaacaatgttattCTGTCTGTCTAGACACATTTTTTACATCATACTTCCCTCTGTTTTATCTGGcgaaaatcaataaaaacttccaagaaataaaaaaaaagaagaatatggctttcatacacaaacacaatcgCAGCATCATACATAATATACTATAATTAATACTCAGTTAAACAAATGACCTTCCTACAATCAATCAACAGAAATAGCGTCCTGTCTGCATTGCATTTTCTTCCCTTATACATAATGGAATGTCTGGGActacattattcatatttttgtccCAACAGTGTGCTTTAAGTATGGCTGACTGATGAGtacttgtttttattattattattattcttattttgaaTCTCAATACAAAAACACCAGAGGGCTGTCTCCATCTATTTTAAGGGAAACCATATAATCAAAGTCTCACCTGGATCTCAGTGTAAGAGATGATTTATATAATACTGCAATAATAAAAATTTATATTCCAAAGTCACTTTCCTTCCTACAGACAAGTGTCCATCTCTTTCTACTGGCTTTAGGGTTAATTGGGTTAATTGGAGTGACAGTGAGGAGGATGTGAGCTGAGGGTCTTTATGGTTTTGTCTCTATATACAATATGGCTTCTCTGAGTGGAAGAGACACAGAAATCAACACAGTCATctagagaaagacacagagttcATTATTGTTGTAGAGACGGAAAGTCTTGAGGGACAACCAGTCAAAAGTTTCCATGTCCCGTTTTCTCTGAGAGTCACTGTCACTTGTCCACAACAGGCAGACACAATAATTCCCGATGGCAGCGACTTGTCACATATTTTAGATCACAGTTATTCAACTCAATGTCCAATTAGTAGAGTCCTTAGAGGCTTAATGTCCTGCCACTTCTGTCTTTACTGCCCTTTtcagtgtctctctttctgttctcaTCTGTCACTGCTCCGTCCTTCATTTTTAtcttctcctctcacctccacccctctgagcctcagtcctcctcagagCCTGCAGCCCCCCTCAGTCCATTCATACAGAAGGGCAGGCCGGAAGAGAAAGGGCTGTCAGACGGGGAGAAACCACTGAAGGGTGGCAAGCCGGCCAACCGCTGTAGGTGGGGGAAGAAGGCTGGCGGGGGTCCCTTGTGGTGGTCCGTGCGTAGCTGCAGGCCATCGCTGTGTCCTGCGCtgtggtggtgggaggggggCAGCTCAGGTGGAGCGTAGCGGATAGTGCTGGGAGCGTAGAGGCTCTGAGGGCCCTGCGGGCCAAGGGCAAGGgggtggaagaggacccgcccCGCTGCACCGCCTGCAGCCAGTCTCTGGAGCAGCTCAAAGTCAGGGCCGTTACCTGCACCACCACTGCTCCGACTGACTACCCCCGACACGGACCTCTCATCACGGGGGAGCGGGGAGGACACGGACATGGCGGGAGACAAAGCCGGGGACGGGGGAGTGAACAACCCTTTTGGGGGAGCCTCACTGCTGGAGGAAGAGTCGGGGATCGGGGTGGTGGGGCTGTCGCCGTTGAGGCTgctggagggtgtgtgtgcatgtgagggTTGGGGCTGGGTGGTGTGTGAGgtggaggtttgtgtgtgtgacccccAGCGCCCTCCGGTGGTTAGGGCTTCATGTTCAGTCTTGATGCTGGGGCTGCCGGGCAGGGGAGACGGGGTTACTACGCTCTTCAGCTGCTGGATCACAGCTCGGCCGTTATGCACCCTGCTGCTCCTCTCCCCTCGAGTCGGGGTGTCTCCACCCCTACTCTGTTTACCTCCTCTCCCGCCGTCTTCCTGTTTCAGTCTGTCACTGTCTCCCCCCTGGTCCcactctgtctcttcctcctcctccccgtcgCTTTCGCTCGCCAGGTCAGAGGAGGCTGACACACTCTCCTCTGCGTGACGAAGCTCTTCCAGCCTGCGGCGGGTTTCAGGAGGTGCGCCCTCGGGTTCGGACCTCAGTAGACGCTTCCTCCTGTCCTCTGATTGGATGGCGGTGGCTGTGAATTTGTCTCTGCCTTTAGCGTCAGGGTCACTCTTCCCCAATGAACCCTTCACTGGCTGCAAGCCTGAGGAGGAAGGGAGATTTTTATGATAAGAAGTGGTACAGGcaggtgtttctgtgtgtcagcGGGCATCATGGTGGGATAGTGATATGTGTGTCGCTTCCTACCTCGGGCCTGTGGGGAGCTGTCAGTGGGGGGCGAGCTAACTCGAAGTCGCTCTGCTCTTATGTTCTCTGGTAGTTGCAGCAGGTCCAGGGGAGTGTCGGGTAACTCTGTTCgactggatggatggagtgatggacagatgttaaaatggagaaagggagggagaaaaaggtgGACGTAAAAACAAATGATCATCTACCACTTAAAAGCActtacagctttaaaaaaaaaaaaaaaaaaacacacactagtGCTGTACTGATTTGAGTGAATACTTAGTGATGGAAACAACATATAATCAGCCTAATAACAACCTCCAATAGCCAAACTGCCTCACACCCTTCTAACCTCCACCTAACACACACCCAATTCTGCAAACAACAGCCCTTATCGCACATACACAAGCGCTGACacgcaaacagacagacaggcagacccCGCcttttaagacacacacacacacacacacacacacacagaaacacacacactatgccCCACTCAGCAGCCCACCTATACACAGTTAAGCTCAGACAAGGAGGAGGCTGTTGGAGAAGTTAATGAGCTCTTGTAATTACAGCACTAATTAACTAAAACACCATTCAGCCCCAAAATTCTGACATCCATTTGTTGTAATTATATAGCTTCAGTCCAATTAGCATTGAAATTCAGCCtactcttcttgtttttgtctgactgCTCGGTCGCCGTGCACGTATTTCTGTtatgtactgtgtatgtgtgtgtgtatacaatgAGTACTTGCATCAGTGTctgggtgaatgtgtgtgtgtgtatacaagagagaaatactgaaaaagcacattttgttgAGGTTACTGCAGTTGTAGCCCGcgcagtaaataaataaagccttAAAGAAAAGTAATACTACATTTAAAGGGTAATTTAAacttaaacagaaaacagctgtcCTTAATCAGTTTTAAAGCCCTCTTATAAGATCATGTCCGCCAATGCAGAGTAAAGACATTAAACGGTGAGTAAGTAATGCTGTATTGCTGTTTACAGATAAGTGAACAGCAATACAGCAGCTTATAAAACTGAAATTTGATTAACGTTATTTAATCtcagtacaaaaacaaataaatatatacaaatatgacataaaaaggaaagtaattcattaaaaaaatcaaacaattaGACTGTCCATGATAGCATAATGCACTGTGAAAGCTCTTTAAAGCTCTGGGTCATGTTCAGCAACTGAATTACTAAAAATGATCTGTCATTACAACTGGAAAAATAGCCAgcaattaaataaaagcagatcCACTAACTCTAATCTGTTTTTGAGggcataaaaatataaaattcatcTAAAATCTATTAAACATAGGATGATTTAAGAGAACTAAATTTTTTGTCATCTTATAATTTTCAATAAAAATTTAgttatattcaatatttatataaaaatgtaaaataagtattaactttttaaacttaACATTAACTGGTAATGTGCTGTGCTTTGATGTCACTGTTTTGAGAGTATCCTCGTCAGTTTTCTGACATGTTGGAGGGAGCGAAACTCTTCCAATAATCCCTCCGCATTTCATCATCTATCCCTTCAAAGGATCTCTGTACACAGTATGGTGCCCGCATATATAAACTTGCTTCACATCAGCAGTCctggaataaaaaaagtgcGGCTCCGTTATGGTTGTACTGACCTCAGGACATAGTTGACCCATATGACGTTACGTTCGTGAGGGGCTTTGTGGTTGATGGAGACAGTGGCAGTAGACTGGATCCACAGGtagcctcctctcctctggagCCAACGGTAGTAGCCGGTCACCACTTGGCCTTTCCTCAGCACTGAGAGGAGATGGACAAAATGTGGAAAGAAAGGATGTATAACAGGACAtgggagatgagaggagggaagagaaaaagcCGGTTATTTGTTTAGCAGTTCATGATGACGGCAGCAGAGGGCGCCtatcacaacaacacagactCTCCTTGATTCATCAAGCCCCCCCAAGTTTAGACAATGTGTATGCTAAAGAGGGTGGGGCTGAATTTCATACACTACATATGCATAAGGATGCGACTCACGGTCCTCATGGCTCTGCCGGAGGTTTTCCAGGTCTTCTACGTGGATGAAGTGGTAACAGGTCTGTCCCACGACCTCTGCTGGGGTCAGATCCATATACTCTGAGAtcctgtaaataaaaacaacgacaaaaaaataaaataaaataaaataaaaaacacatttgtctctTAAGCAGAAGCAGATGTGTCTTCTACAACCACCATCTGGCAGGGTGTTCTGCCAGCTACTCATGAGAAAACATGAAAGTGGGAGCGCTTGAAAAGCGATACAAGATTtaccatataaaaaaaaaaagcatttgtaTGTATTCAACAGCTTTACCTTAATACCCTTACCTGTTTTCACAATATGTGACCTGTAGGTCCATGTTCACTCGGAAGACAAACATTTGGCTCTCCATGCGGACTTCATTAAGCGTGGAGGGTGGGAGCGTGTGTGCCAGTGCAACCAAACCCATCGGTCGACGCACTGAGCGCGTGGAGCCCGGCACGAGAGCAGGGCGGCAACGGATTCGTCCTGTCACATGGATTACCTGACATACAGAAGACAAGGTCATTTTCACAGGTCGAATTGATTGATGCATTCGAAGGTGGATACACAATCAAGgatgaagaaaataacagtAGCAACAAGAGGAATTAACATTCAttaatatacatttaatataaacacaataCAAAGTTAGACGGTGAGCTGAATAATGCAGCAGTGCTGGTATTACAGCTGTGAGCACAGTAAACTGTTATGTGCAGCGGTCCAGTGTGAAATAAGGTCACAGCCATAAAATACGCTGAAAACGATCAAGTTGACAGTGCTATGAAACCCTGGCAGAGCAAAACAAAACGACGAGGGTCTCCTTGCTGTTTTATTCTTCCACGAACAAGCAGGTAAACAGGAAAGTGTGAACAATACAAGGTGTGTTCTCAAATTATGGTAAATTATTGTACCTTGTATCCAGAGGACTTGACGTGCAGGCCTCTTTTGGTGAGCGTGGACTTCATGCGGATGAAGAAGCCACGGTCGGGAGGATCGTCAGCAGGAGAATGAGGACTAGAGGGAGCtgtagaggaggagaaaagaagatgtaaaataaaaatatccacCCAACAGAATTTGTCATAAATGTAATTACTTTTACAGCATTTTCCTTctatttctttcagttttcttttgatAAGCTCTTATCATAATCAGTACCAGGTTCAGGGGTACCAGCTAGGGAGGAGGTGGATGCAGAGCTGGAAGCACTCTCAGGGGCCGTGAGGCAACCGGCTTCGGCCCTCAGGTGAGGCCTGATTCCCAGCCGCTCGGCCATTTCGACATGGTCCGCTGGGTGGATGTAGTCAAACACGCTGCTGCCGGTCAGCTCCACCTGAAGGGAAACACGTACGCTGATCAAAAACAGAAGCTTAGAGCACATATACCTGCACATGGGGCGGGTGCACACACGtgagcccacacacacacacacacacacacacacacacacacacacagaggaaaaaaatcaatatacgTTATGACAGGAAAATGAAAGCGCTGCTCTGGGATACAACTCAACAAGGAGTGTGGAGGTTGTAAgacattcccacacacacacacacacacacacacacacacacacacacacatgcacatacatttaAGTCCGGTCTCAGAGGACCAAGTGAC encodes the following:
- the npas1 gene encoding neuronal PAS domain-containing protein 1 — its product is MATMPFVSEGKCVSVEWDFLQGLLAKPPTLPCLQNLRKEKSRNAARSRRGKENFEFFELAKMLPLPGAITSQLDKASVIRLTISYLHMRTFASQGDPPWSPLMEGDSNCSKVRRSSHSLATDMFEQHLGAHLLQSLDGFVFVVSHEGRFLYISETVSIYLGLSQVELTGSSVFDYIHPADHVEMAERLGIRPHLRAEAGCLTAPESASSSASTSSLAGTPEPAPSSPHSPADDPPDRGFFIRMKSTLTKRGLHVKSSGYKVIHVTGRIRCRPALVPGSTRSVRRPMGLVALAHTLPPSTLNEVRMESQMFVFRVNMDLQVTYCENRISEYMDLTPAEVVGQTCYHFIHVEDLENLRQSHEDLLRKGQVVTGYYRWLQRRGGYLWIQSTATVSINHKAPHERNVIWVNYVLSRTELPDTPLDLLQLPENIRAERLRVSSPPTDSSPQARGLQPVKGSLGKSDPDAKGRDKFTATAIQSEDRRKRLLRSEPEGAPPETRRRLEELRHAEESVSASSDLASESDGEEEEETEWDQGGDSDRLKQEDGGRGGKQSRGGDTPTRGERSSRVHNGRAVIQQLKSVVTPSPLPGSPSIKTEHEALTTGGRWGSHTQTSTSHTTQPQPSHAHTPSSSLNGDSPTTPIPDSSSSSEAPPKGLFTPPSPALSPAMSVSSPLPRDERSVSGVVSRSSGGAGNGPDFELLQRLAAGGAAGRVLFHPLALGPQGPQSLYAPSTIRYAPPELPPSHHHSAGHSDGLQLRTDHHKGPPPAFFPHLQRLAGLPPFSGFSPSDSPFSSGLPFCMNGLRGAAGSEED